Proteins from one Danaus plexippus chromosome 2, MEX_DaPlex, whole genome shotgun sequence genomic window:
- the LOC116779544 gene encoding maltase A1-like, with amino-acid sequence MDSDGDGIGDLKGITSKLEYLKELGVGATWLSPMFQSPMYDFGYDISDFYNVHNEYGTMEDFDNLIKKANELDIKIVLDFVPNHSSNESFWFEEALKGDEKYYDYFVWEDGVIDENGVMYPPNNWNSVFRKSAWEYREEVGKYYLHQFVIGQPDLNYRNPDVVEEMKNVIRFWLDKGVAGFRVDAIAHLFEVDKELFGGKYPDEPLSGQSTHDPQNYDYLDHIYTKDQEETFDMVYQWREVFDEYKEKDGLTRVMMTEAYSSPQITMKYFGNGEKEGAQMPFNFVLISDVNGKSTAAEMKYALDKFLTFKPMDKLANWVAGNHDNNRVASRFSPELVDGINMIVLLLPGIAVTYMGEEIGMVDGFVSWEDTVDPSGCNTDDPINYVSTSRDPERTPFQWSSEKNAGFSSADKTWLPVAEGYENLNVEVQRNVERSHLNVYKKIVKLRAEPAFRYGRYESVAFNSDILAFRRWHDGDVYVVVINLREQAYTIDLSYFDNVSGGLEIVVNNIHSEKNIGDVLEAESLSVAGNESLVLKLVK; translated from the exons ATGGACAGTGACGGTGATGGTATTGGAGATCTTAAAG GAATAACATCTAAACTGGAATATCTAAAGGAACTTGGAGTTGGAGCGACCTGGTTGTCTCCAATGTTTCAGTCTCCTATGTACGATTTTGGATATGACATTTCCGATTTTTACAATGTTCATAATGAATATGGAACTATGGAAGATTTTGACAATTTAATCAAGAAGGCGAATGAACTAG atattaaaatagtactCGACTTTGTACCAAATCATAGCAGTAACGAAAGTTTCTGGTTTGAAGAAGCCTTGAAAGGCGATGAAAAGTATTATGACTATTTTGTGTGGGAGGACGGAGTAATTGATGAAAATGGTGTAATGTATCCTCCGAATAACTGG aatAGCGTTTTTCGCAAAAGTGCCTGGGAATACAGGGAAGAAGTAGGAAAATACTATCTTCACCAGTTTGTAATTGGTCAACCAGATTTAAATTATCGTAATCCAGATGTGGTAgaagaaatgaaaaatgttattaggTTTTGGTTGGATAAGGGTGTAGCTGGTTTTAGAGTAGATGCAATTGCTCATTTATTCGAAGTTGATAAGGAACTGTTCGGTGGCAAGTACCCAGATGAGCCTTTGAGTGGACAAAGTACACATGACCcacaaaattatgattatcTTGATCATATCTATACAAAAGATCAGGAAGAGACATTTGACATGGTATACCAGTGGAGGGAAGTATTTGatgaatataaagaaaaagatgGTTTAACTAGAGTAATGATGACAGAAGCGTATTCGAGTCCACAAATAACTATGAAGTATTTTGGAAATGGAGAAAAGGAAGGTGCTCAAATGCCATTTAATTTTGTCCTTATATCTGACGTTAATGGAAAATCGACTGCTGCTGAAATGAAGTACGCTTTGGATAAATTTCTGACTTTTAAACCAATGGACAAATTAGCTAACTGGGTG gCTGGGAATCATGATAATAACAGGGTCGCTTCAAGATTCAGTCCCGAGTTAGTAgatggtataaatatgattgtGTTGTTACTTCCAGGAATCGCCGTGACATATATG GGCGAAGAAATTGGTATGGTTGATGGCTTTGTTAGTTGGGAAGACACCGTTGATCCCAGCGGTTGTAATACGGATGATcctataaattatgtatcaaCCTCTCGCGACCCCGAACGGACTCCCTTCCAATGGAGTTCAGAAAAGAATGCag GCTTTTCTTCCGCTGATAAAACTTGGCTGCCAGTCGCCGAGGgctatgaaaatttaaatgtcgaAGTACAGCGCAACGTGGAGAGGTCACAtttgaatgtttataaaaaaatagttaaattgaGAGCAGAACCTGCATTTCGGTATGGCAGATACGAATCGGTGGCTTTTAACTCAGATATCCTAGCATTTAGGAG ATGGCACGATGGCGATGTATATGTGGTTGTGATTAATTTACGTGAACAGGCCTACACAATAGACCTTTCGTACTTCGATAACGTTTCCGGAGGTCTTGAGattgttgttaataatattcattcagAAAAGAATATCGG AGATGTTCTTGAAGCTGAGAGCCTGAGCGTAGCTGGCAATGAATCTTTAGTGCTAAAATTAGTCAAGTGa